The sequence below is a genomic window from Draconibacterium halophilum.
ATAACACGTTTTGCAATGTCCTCTTGCTCTTCGTTATGATAGAAAATTGCGGAACGGTATTGCGGACCAATATCGTTGCCTTGTCGGTTCAGCGTTGTTGGATCGTGTGTCATAAAAAATACTTCTAATATTTCGGAGAAGCTCACCACTCCTGTATCAAAAGTAATCTGCACTACTTCAGCATGGCCGGTTGTTCCCTCACAAACCTGCTTATATGTTGGGTTATTTACGTGGCCGCCACTGTAACCCGGTTTTACATCAACAACCCCTTTTAACTCTAAATAAATGGCTTCGGTACACCAAAAACATCCTCCGCCAAGTGTGGCTTTTTGCAAATCTTTACTCATAGAACTGTTTGAATAAATTAATAGTATTACTAGTAGTGTGAGTGTTCTCATTTCTTCTTAGGAATTAATCGTGAAAAAGTTTTCTTCTCGAACTCCCAGGCAAATCTGAATTGCCCAAAAATTGAAGCAAATAGTAAAAACAGAACCTGGTAAGCCGGAACAACGGTTACAATGTATAGTGGTACCTTTATCCAAAGGCTGGTTGCCTCGGTTATGCCTATCAGATCGAAAATACCTTTACGAACGTACAGTGCAGCGCTTCCTGTTATGGAAAAAACAATTAGTATGATTACTACCTGAAAGTTGCTGGTAAGATTCCATCTCTTTTTTAGTTTCTCAAACATTACTTGACTTTTGTTACTATTAACAAAAGAGAAGAATGTATGTTTTACAGGAGACTAAATATTATGCGTTTGAAAAATAATGTAACCATATATCGCAAAGCGCAAAAAGCGGAATAGCGCATATTTCAGGTAGCGTTTTGAGGGGTAACCGGCTGAACCAACTAATAAACTCACTGCCGACCAGGGAATTGGAGTGAGTGCCGCTACAATTATCAGGAA
It includes:
- the msrA gene encoding peptide-methionine (S)-S-oxide reductase MsrA → MSKDLQKATLGGGCFWCTEAIYLELKGVVDVKPGYSGGHVNNPTYKQVCEGTTGHAEVVQITFDTGVVSFSEILEVFFMTHDPTTLNRQGNDIGPQYRSAIFYHNEEQEDIAKRVIDLFEKEEVYSKPIVTEVTEFEKFYIAEDYHINYYARNKTQGYCQFVVAPKLEKFKKIFKDQLKK
- a CDS encoding DUF6787 family protein — protein: MFEKLKKRWNLTSNFQVVIILIVFSITGSAALYVRKGIFDLIGITEATSLWIKVPLYIVTVVPAYQVLFLLFASIFGQFRFAWEFEKKTFSRLIPKKK